A stretch of Ipomoea triloba cultivar NCNSP0323 chromosome 13, ASM357664v1 DNA encodes these proteins:
- the LOC116002339 gene encoding putative late blight resistance protein homolog R1B-16: MAFVALTSLIGTIEIEFVQPNPRAMLCIHDQPLIKSLLDNLSCLQAFLHNKSSGDGDGDGDALRDLEIQIRDFALQAEDDIEIQLSNFLLAKHTQHEEEEAWQELRQTLRKAAEIAAQIISEEKEHQTEREREREMICNALTSLWKTIDKMEHILSMGSLHDKDKAGIKSNLLEKLSSLQLFLHKESNGGCAKDEDLETKIKHFALKATDDIQVLLPNFLPVKDTESGENISQKLYQTMKEATQSAAGLLNIINCKEEIDDEANETQPSKHVVESDSDGSSSHGFLKPEGRMIGRHHDCTVIKDQLFSSRYELKIISIVGMVGIGKTALARHVYEDPSIASHFDVRGWVTIPQHYNSKQILSELLQSIMPEEPKGSTPDEPEMQVWKCLRGRKYLIVLDNIMSYEAWTDIRNYVPDDKLGSCILLTTRHFNLIRGYKYFRGCIHNVTLLDPKASWKLFCNILDIEEHLAPKFEKIRNHVVEKCDGLPQLIIEVAKRLSKCNNIQEGWKKIEKELESLGILDRKAIMVSYNMLPHHLKVCLLYFGVFPKRKKVLVKMLIRLWIAEGFVKPLEHKELEDQAYEYLQELIDRSLLLIEDRSCNGKIKTCRMHSALHSFCAVEAQKEGILCAVNTQQHSGLSLKVFANSCRWLSLYSHSFDYYVLFGTNIPRSIFFFHENPGIFVPPKLLRVLAFDTSISLQRMPVQLGGLVFLRYLYITQWFEDLNDVVSNNPNLETLIVSGDGAPTVHLPSSIWKPPHLKHIEIGNSYVVDPPSAYMKKLQTLSWVVRPVHCRTKMYSKFPNIKNLKILLKDEIDPPSHNGGCCSNPIILDHFDYFKCLEKLSISVSIGCNTALPELARYPSGLKTLKLSGTNISERDLNVIAKLPQLKVLKLENAFHGKVWEVAKGGFPELIFLFLEAKELKKWILSSWTDCWQLRHLVLRSCNCLKQIPKDLRCYNMESIELEGCRSSLVASVKQLQREKSSKNLKIKILGTESQSTDTDVSTDALARSKCRGLNKINYIWRGL; encoded by the exons ATGGCTTTTGTTGCTTTAACTTCTCTGATTGGAACCATTGAGATTGAGTTTGTGCAACCCAATCCAAGGGCAATGCTGTGTATTCATGATCAACCACTAATCAAATCTTTGCTTGATAACCTTTCTTGTTTGCAAGCCTTTCTCCACAACAAATCCAGTGgtgatggagatggagatggagatgcaCTCAGAGATTTAGAAATCCAAATCAGAGACTTTGCACTCCAAGCTGAAGATGACATTGAAATACAACTAAGCAACTTCCTTCTAGCCAAACACACCCagcatgaagaagaagaagcttggCAGGAGCTCCGTCAAACCTTGCGAAAAGCAGCCGAAATTGCGGCGCAGATTATCAGCGAAGAAAAAGAGCATCAGacagagagggagagagagagggagatgaTTTGTAATGCTTTGACTTCTCTCTGGAAAACAATTGATAAGATGGAGCACATTTTGTCAATGGGGTCTCTTCATGATAAAGATAAAGCGGGAATCAAATCTAATTTGTTGGAAAAGCTTTCTTCTTTGCAACTCTTTCTGCACAAGGAATCAAATGGTGGGTGTGCCAAAGATGAAGATTTGGAAACTAAAATCAAGCATTTTGCACTCAAAGCTACAGATGACATCCAAGTACTACTACCTAATTTTCTTCCGGTTAAAGACACAGAATCTGGAGAAAACATTTCTCAGAAACTCTATCAGACTATGAAAGAAGCAACACAAAGCGCAGCAGGGTTGTTGAACATAATCAACTGTAAGGAAGAAATTGATGATGAGGCAAATGAAACTCAACCATCAAAACATGTTGTTGAGTCTGATAGTGATGGATCCTCCTCCCATGGCTTTCTAAAGCCTGAGGGCAGAATGATTGGACGCCACCATGATTGTAcagtcataaaggaccaactcTTTTCTTCCCGTTATGAACTAAAGATAATCTCAATTGTTGGAATGGTGGGTATTGGAAAGACTGCTCTAGCAAGACATGTGTATGAAGATCCATCAATTGCATCTCATTTCGATGTAAGAGGTTGGGTTACTATACCTCAACACTACAATAGTAAACAAATACTAAGTGAGCTTCTTCAGTCAATTATGCCAGAGGAGCCAAAGGGAAGCACTCCAGATGAACCAGAAATGCAGGTATGGAAATGCTTACGTGGTAGGAAGTATCTAATTGTTTTGGACAACATTATGAGCTATGAAGCTTGGACTGACATCAGAAACTATGTTCCTGATGACAAACTTGGAAGTTGCATATTACTAACCACTAGACACTTCAACCTAATCCGGGGATATAAATACTTTAGGGGCTGTATCCATAACGTGACTTTGCTAGATCCAAAAGCAAGCTGGAAACTATTTTGTAATATCCTTGATATTGAAGAGCACTTGGCccctaaatttgaaaaaattaggaACCATGTTGTGGAGAAATGTGATGGATTACCCCAGTTAATTATTGAAGTTGCCAAGCGTCTATCTAAATGCAACAACATACAAGAAGGGTGGAAGAAGATCGAAAAGGAATTAGAGTCCTTGGGAATTCTAGATCGCAAAGCAATCATGGTCAGTTACAATATGTTGCCACATCATTTGAAAGTTTGCCTTCTATACTTTGGAGTCTTCCCAAAGCGAAAAAAAGTTCTGGTTAAAATGCTTATAAGGTTGTGGATTGCTGAGGGATTCGTGAAGCCATTGGAACATAAGGAGTTAGAAGATCAAGCTTATGAGTACTTACAAGAGCTTATTGATAGAAGCCTTCTATTAATTGAAGATCGAAGTTGTAATGGCAAAATCAAGACTTGTAGAATGCATAGTGCTCTGCATAGCTTCTGTGCAGTAGAAGCTCAGAAAGAAGGTATTTTATGTGCAGTAAATACTCAACAACATTCAGGATTGTCATTAAAAGTATTTGCAAATTCCTGTCGTTGGCTAAGTTTGTACTCACACAGTTTTGACTATTATGTGCTCTTTGGTACGAACATCCCTCGCtctattttcttcttccatGAAAATCCTGGAATATTTGTTCCTCCCAAGTTGTTAAGAGTTTTGGCTTTTGATACTTCTATATCACTTCAAAGAATGCCAGTGCAATTAGGGGGTTTAGTTTTTCTGAGATACCTATACATAACACAATGGTTCGAGGATCTGAATGATGTAGTGTCAAATAATCCAAATTTAGAGACACTTATTGTTTCCGGTGATGGAGCACCAACTGTCCATTTGCCATCTAGCATTTGGAAGCCACCACATTTGAAGCATATCGAAATTGGCAATTCATATGTGGTTGATCCTCCAAGTGCATATATGAAGAAGTTACAAACATTATCTTGGGTAGTGAGACCAGTTCATTGCAGAACAAAGATGTACAGCAAGTTCCCTAACAtaaaaaatctgaaaattttGCTGAAGGATGAGATAGACCCCCCCAGTCACAATGGAGGATGTTGCAGTAATCCTATTATTTTGGATCATTTTGACTATTTTAAATGTCTTGAGAAGCTAAGCATCTCAGTTTCTATTGGTTGCAATACAGCCCTTCCAGAATTGGCTAGGTATCCTTCAGGACTGAAGACGTTGAAGTTGAGTGGGACTAATATTTCTGAGAGGGATTTAAATGTAATTGCCAAGTTACCCCAGCTGAAGGTGCTAAAGTTGGAAAATGCCTTCCATGGAAAAGTATGGGAAGTAGCTAAAGGAGGATTTCCTGAATTAATATTCTTGTTCCTTGAAGCTAAAGAACTCAAGAAGTGGATACTTAGCTCCTGGACTGACTGTTGGCAGCTCAGACACTTAGTCTTAAGATCTTGTAATTGTCTAAAACAGATTCCAAAGGATCTTAGATGTTACAACATGGAGTCAATTGAGTTGGAGGGGTGTCGCTCTTCCCTTGTCGCTTCTGTCAAGCAGTTACAACGGGAGAAAAGTTCCAAAAATCTTAAG ATCAAAATCCTTGGCACTGAATCACAGAGTACCGATACAGATGTGTCTACAGATGCATTGGCCAG ATCAAAGTGTAGGGGCCTGAATAAGATTAATTACATATGGAGAGGTCTGTAA